A part of Planococcus sp. MB-3u-03 genomic DNA contains:
- a CDS encoding peptide chain release factor 3, translated as MSDQLQQAIESRRTFAIISHPDAGKTTLTEKLLLFGGAIRDAGTVKGKKTGKFATSDWMEIEKQRGISVTSSVMQFDYSGHRVNILDTPGHQDFSEDTYRTLMAVDSAVMIIDVAKGIEAQTVKLFKVCKMRGIPIFTFINKMDRQGKEPLELMEELEEVLGIQSYAMNWPIGMGKEFMGIYDRYNKRIEPFRSEDGRFMELDENGHLAGEHEMTKTSYYTQALEDIELLEEAGNDFSIDRVKKGELTPVFFGSALANFGVETFLETYLQFAPQPQPRLTTEEDIVDPVETPFSGFVFKIQANMNPAHRDRIAFVRIVSGKFDRGMNVTLSRTGKSFKLSQTTQFLADDREMVSEAVAGDIIGLHDVGNYQIGDTITSGKKFEFEALPQFTPELFMKVTAKNVMKQKHFHKGILQLVQEGAIQYYKTLHLEEVILGAVGQLQFEVFEHRMKNEYNVDVRMEPVGNKIARWIENEEDVKESMSSGRSMLVKDRYDNLVFLFENDFATRWFQDKNPEIRLYSLL; from the coding sequence ATGTCAGACCAATTACAACAAGCAATTGAAAGCAGAAGAACCTTCGCCATCATCTCCCACCCGGATGCCGGGAAAACGACCTTGACCGAGAAACTCTTGTTGTTCGGCGGCGCAATTCGCGATGCCGGGACGGTCAAAGGGAAAAAGACCGGCAAGTTCGCCACTTCCGACTGGATGGAGATCGAAAAGCAGCGTGGTATTTCCGTTACATCGTCCGTTATGCAATTCGATTACTCAGGGCACCGCGTCAACATTCTCGATACCCCTGGGCACCAAGATTTCAGTGAAGACACGTACCGGACGCTGATGGCGGTCGACAGTGCCGTCATGATCATCGATGTCGCCAAAGGGATCGAAGCACAGACCGTGAAATTATTCAAAGTCTGTAAAATGCGTGGCATTCCTATCTTCACGTTCATCAACAAAATGGACCGTCAAGGAAAAGAGCCGCTTGAGTTGATGGAAGAGTTGGAAGAAGTGCTCGGCATCCAGTCCTACGCAATGAACTGGCCAATCGGCATGGGGAAAGAATTCATGGGAATTTACGATCGCTATAATAAGCGCATCGAACCATTCCGCTCTGAAGACGGCCGTTTCATGGAACTCGATGAAAACGGGCACCTTGCCGGTGAACATGAAATGACAAAAACTTCTTATTATACACAAGCACTTGAAGATATCGAGTTATTGGAAGAAGCAGGAAACGACTTTTCCATCGATCGCGTGAAAAAAGGGGAATTGACGCCGGTCTTCTTCGGATCCGCACTGGCCAATTTCGGAGTGGAAACTTTCCTGGAGACTTACCTGCAATTTGCGCCGCAGCCGCAGCCTCGCTTGACGACAGAAGAAGATATCGTGGACCCGGTAGAAACGCCGTTTTCCGGATTCGTCTTCAAGATCCAAGCCAATATGAACCCGGCGCACCGCGACCGCATCGCTTTCGTCCGGATCGTCTCAGGGAAATTCGACCGCGGCATGAACGTCACCCTGTCGAGAACCGGTAAATCGTTCAAGCTGTCCCAAACGACGCAATTCTTGGCGGATGACCGGGAAATGGTATCCGAAGCCGTCGCCGGCGATATTATCGGCCTGCACGATGTCGGAAATTACCAGATCGGCGATACCATTACGAGCGGCAAGAAATTCGAATTTGAAGCCTTGCCTCAATTCACCCCGGAATTGTTCATGAAAGTCACGGCGAAAAACGTCATGAAGCAAAAGCATTTCCATAAAGGGATTCTGCAGTTGGTGCAAGAAGGCGCGATCCAATATTATAAAACGCTGCATCTCGAAGAAGTCATTCTCGGTGCGGTTGGCCAGCTTCAGTTTGAGGTATTCGAGCATCGGATGAAAAACGAATACAATGTCGATGTAAGAATGGAGCCAGTCGGCAATAAAATTGCACGCTGGATCGAGAACGAAGAAGACGTCAAAGAGTCGATGTCGAGCGGCCGCTCGATGCTGGTCAAAGACCGCTACGACAATTTGGTATTCTTGTTCGAAAATGATTTTGCAACGCGTTGGTTCCAGGATAAGAACCCTGAAATCCGCCTGTACAGCTTGCTTTAA
- a CDS encoding UDP-N-acetylmuramoyl-L-alanyl-D-glutamate--2,6-diaminopimelate ligase — MDSKQLFFNIPISSIKGELPQSISHMTMDSREIVQGSLFVCIKGYTVDGHDFAEQAVNQGASVILAEKPLAIEGAVVVTVADTSRALGILAARFYGHPSKKLNMIGVTGTNGKTSVAGMLHAMLMELGKTSALTGTIGFNLNGELHPSANTTSDALTTQQMISRALEAGSSHMTMEVSSHGLVLGRLAGVEFDTAIFTNLTHDHLDFHGTMEEYGHAKGLLFSQLGQDLTQNKRAVLNADDEWSEKFAAMTPFPVFTYGLENEAMFRAADIRLEAKGTSFTLLCPHGEFSVEMKLLGHFNVYNALAAIAALSAEGYPIEQVIAALEAISPVEGRMQKAEIDAPVSVFIDYAHTPDAIEKAIAAVEDFKTGRLIFLVGTGGNRDKTKRPIMAEKASVADYVVLTTDDPRYEPYGSILNDLAAGMQHDQYACIGDREQAVRHAVQQAQAGDIIILAGKGHEDYQIIENTKYPHSDKEIAEQEAQRKFGS; from the coding sequence ATGGACAGCAAGCAACTATTTTTTAATATTCCAATTTCATCCATAAAAGGAGAATTGCCTCAATCCATTTCCCATATGACAATGGATTCCAGGGAAATTGTCCAAGGCTCTCTTTTTGTCTGCATTAAAGGCTATACAGTCGACGGGCATGATTTCGCCGAACAAGCGGTAAACCAGGGCGCATCGGTCATATTGGCGGAAAAACCGCTGGCTATAGAAGGGGCAGTTGTCGTCACGGTAGCCGATACGAGCCGTGCGCTCGGCATTTTGGCAGCTCGTTTTTACGGGCACCCTTCCAAGAAGTTGAATATGATCGGCGTGACGGGGACGAACGGAAAGACAAGCGTTGCGGGCATGCTGCACGCGATGCTCATGGAGCTTGGCAAAACCTCGGCTTTAACCGGAACGATCGGCTTTAATTTAAACGGGGAATTGCACCCGTCGGCGAATACGACGAGCGATGCATTGACCACCCAGCAAATGATCAGCCGCGCTTTAGAGGCGGGCAGTTCCCATATGACGATGGAAGTTTCTTCCCACGGGCTCGTCTTGGGCCGCTTGGCCGGTGTCGAGTTCGATACCGCAATTTTCACGAACTTGACGCATGACCACCTGGATTTCCATGGAACGATGGAGGAATATGGACACGCCAAAGGGCTGCTGTTTTCACAGCTTGGACAGGATTTGACGCAGAACAAGCGGGCGGTGCTGAATGCAGACGATGAATGGTCAGAGAAGTTTGCAGCCATGACGCCTTTTCCCGTCTTTACCTACGGTTTGGAAAATGAAGCGATGTTCCGTGCCGCTGACATCCGCTTGGAAGCGAAAGGGACGTCCTTTACATTATTATGCCCGCATGGTGAATTTTCGGTTGAGATGAAATTGCTTGGCCATTTCAACGTCTACAATGCACTGGCGGCTATTGCCGCATTGTCTGCAGAAGGCTATCCGATTGAACAGGTGATTGCAGCACTCGAAGCCATTTCGCCAGTCGAAGGCCGCATGCAAAAAGCGGAAATCGATGCCCCGGTATCGGTCTTCATCGATTATGCACATACACCGGATGCGATTGAGAAAGCCATTGCCGCTGTTGAGGATTTCAAGACCGGCCGTCTTATTTTCTTAGTCGGTACGGGAGGCAACCGCGATAAGACGAAGCGGCCAATCATGGCAGAAAAAGCTTCGGTCGCAGATTACGTCGTGTTGACGACAGACGATCCTCGCTATGAACCGTATGGCAGCATTTTAAATGATTTGGCAGCCGGCATGCAGCATGACCAATATGCGTGCATCGGGGACCGTGAACAAGCGGTGCGCCACGCAGTGCAGCAAGCGCAAGCAGGCGATATCATCATTTTGGCCGGCAAAGGGCATGAAGATTACCAGATTATCGAAAATACGAAATATCCGCATAGCGATAAAGAAATAGCAGAACAGGAAGCCCAGCGTAAATTCGGATCATAA
- a CDS encoding M42 family metallopeptidase — translation MAFNWKEQETISTLEKLVNIPSPSGYTMQVMDFVTDFFDQATIPYIISNKGGVIATIKGQDDKRHRLLTAHVDTLGAMVKEIKPSGRLKLSLVGGFKFNAIEGENCLIHSASGETITGTILLHQTTVHVYRDSGTAERSADNMEVRLDIKCNSAEDVRNQGIEVGDFVSFDPRFTKTESGFIKSRHLDDKASTALLLELAKQAANGESLPQTTHFYISNNEEIGYGGNSNIPVETEEYIAVDMGAIGDGQASDEFTVSICAKDSSGPYHYGLTRQLIALAKEQDIDYKVDIYPYYGSDASAAIGAGADVKHALFGPGIEASHAYERTHTDSLKATAALLHAYINSPLGS, via the coding sequence TTGGCTTTTAACTGGAAAGAACAAGAAACGATCAGCACCTTGGAGAAACTGGTGAACATTCCAAGCCCCTCCGGCTACACGATGCAAGTGATGGATTTCGTCACGGATTTTTTTGACCAGGCAACTATTCCATACATAATCAGCAATAAAGGCGGCGTCATTGCCACGATCAAAGGACAGGACGACAAGCGCCACCGCTTGCTCACGGCACATGTCGATACGCTCGGTGCGATGGTGAAAGAAATCAAACCATCGGGGCGCTTAAAGCTATCGCTTGTCGGCGGATTCAAATTCAATGCCATCGAAGGCGAGAATTGCCTGATCCATTCAGCCAGCGGCGAAACGATCACCGGCACGATCCTGCTTCATCAGACGACTGTCCATGTGTATCGTGATTCCGGTACAGCGGAACGCTCGGCCGACAATATGGAAGTGCGCTTGGATATCAAATGCAATTCCGCAGAGGATGTCCGCAATCAGGGCATCGAAGTGGGCGATTTCGTCTCATTCGACCCGCGCTTCACGAAAACGGAAAGCGGATTTATCAAATCACGCCATTTGGATGATAAGGCGAGTACGGCACTTTTGCTGGAATTGGCGAAGCAGGCGGCAAACGGCGAATCCTTGCCGCAGACGACCCATTTCTATATCTCCAATAATGAAGAAATCGGCTATGGCGGCAATTCCAATATTCCGGTGGAGACAGAGGAATACATTGCTGTCGATATGGGGGCGATTGGAGACGGGCAGGCTTCCGATGAATTCACGGTCTCCATTTGCGCAAAAGATTCAAGCGGGCCTTACCACTATGGGCTGACACGCCAATTGATCGCATTGGCGAAAGAACAGGACATCGATTACAAAGTGGATATTTATCCGTATTATGGATCCGATGCTTCTGCAGCAATCGGGGCAGGGGCAGATGTGAAACACGCCTTGTTCGGCCCTGGAATCGAAGCGTCCCATGCGTACGAGCGAACGCATACCGATTCATTGAAAGCGACGGCAGCGCTTCTTCATGCGTATATCAATTCACCGCTCGGGTCATAA
- a CDS encoding PAS domain S-box protein — protein MERSLTTRKRNQLFIHLFGFGSLAHLVLNYFVDFNASIIAPIFGMLAYSVLFTLLYTKLPPSRLRFAILFALNAYILILQFESLSFVTAIYFIIPIVAASLYNDTRSIIALSLLTIIEVALLTFVFGRFQTSGSLEYIHVSMLMFFGLVMLLTILHSFYFSNYWRQLELRNASMEKALTSKEGYLDLFFQAAKDAIAVFDFEGRIIAINPAFVQLYGWTAEECLGKVLALYPPEHAEAAELRAEKVRQGESFTLETDDVKKDGTRFPAQITLSPIFDSQGQVIATSVISRDISYRKETERMLLQTEKLKMAGEIAAGVAHEIRNPMTVISGFVQMMHNDPNHRYPSYTSLMQSELDRINLIISEFLILAKPQAPQKKQLDIGKILDECIFLFGPEFVLHDISVKTEVSGPYNAEGEEHHLKQVFINLLKNAIEAMEDGGTLRITAIRDAAKLKIHFKDDGPGIPPQLAERVFEPFYTTKATGTGLGLLISQKSHKNMAAA, from the coding sequence ATGGAACGCTCACTGACAACCCGCAAGCGCAATCAATTATTTATCCATCTGTTCGGCTTTGGCAGCCTTGCCCATTTGGTGCTCAATTATTTCGTCGACTTCAACGCTTCCATTATAGCGCCGATCTTCGGCATGCTCGCCTACTCGGTACTCTTCACTCTACTATATACGAAATTACCCCCTTCACGGTTGCGTTTTGCCATATTGTTTGCGTTAAATGCCTATATTTTAATTCTGCAATTCGAATCGCTGTCATTTGTCACGGCCATTTACTTCATCATACCGATCGTTGCGGCTTCCCTTTACAACGATACACGGTCCATCATCGCACTCTCGCTCCTGACCATCATCGAAGTGGCCCTTCTGACATTTGTCTTCGGCCGCTTTCAAACGAGCGGTTCATTGGAGTATATCCATGTGTCGATGCTGATGTTTTTCGGCCTGGTAATGCTGCTGACGATTTTGCATAGCTTTTATTTCAGCAATTATTGGCGACAACTGGAATTGCGCAATGCATCGATGGAAAAAGCGCTCACTTCAAAAGAAGGCTATCTGGACTTGTTCTTCCAAGCCGCAAAAGACGCGATCGCCGTATTTGATTTTGAAGGGCGCATCATTGCGATCAACCCCGCTTTTGTCCAATTATACGGCTGGACTGCAGAAGAATGCCTGGGAAAAGTACTTGCGCTTTATCCGCCGGAACACGCGGAAGCGGCGGAATTGCGAGCCGAAAAAGTGCGGCAAGGCGAAAGTTTCACGCTCGAAACGGACGATGTCAAAAAAGATGGCACCCGTTTCCCGGCACAAATCACGCTGTCACCGATTTTCGATTCACAAGGACAGGTCATCGCGACGTCTGTTATTTCCCGAGACATCAGCTACCGGAAGGAAACAGAACGGATGCTGTTGCAAACGGAAAAACTGAAAATGGCGGGTGAAATTGCCGCCGGGGTGGCACATGAAATCCGCAACCCGATGACAGTCATTTCAGGTTTTGTCCAAATGATGCATAACGACCCGAACCACCGCTACCCGAGCTATACATCATTGATGCAATCGGAACTCGACCGCATCAATTTGATCATCAGCGAGTTCCTGATCCTTGCAAAACCGCAAGCGCCTCAAAAGAAACAACTCGATATCGGGAAAATTCTCGATGAATGCATTTTCCTGTTCGGGCCGGAATTCGTGCTCCATGATATTTCAGTCAAAACGGAAGTCTCAGGCCCTTATAATGCGGAAGGCGAAGAACATCACTTAAAACAAGTGTTCATTAACTTATTGAAGAACGCAATTGAAGCTATGGAAGACGGCGGCACCTTGAGAATAACTGCCATTCGCGATGCAGCGAAGCTGAAGATCCATTTCAAAGACGACGGTCCCGGCATCCCGCCTCAACTGGCGGAACGTGTATTCGAACCATTCTATACGACGAAAGCTACAGGAACCGGCCTCGGCTTATTGATTTCCCAAAAATCACACAAGAACATGGCGGCAGCTTAG
- a CDS encoding PepSY domain-containing protein: protein MKKLIYVSAAAGILAFGGTVLADTDDTGAKLKTQNVQGEQLFEDSDDRSNRQSADDAAPAEASAKEQAGTNGQAFIGKQQAIEAAQSAAPGKVEEVEREDDDGWVYYEVELEDGKTDYDVIVDAADGTVVSVEADDDNDDDDDDDSRYDNDDDDDEDEDDDNDDDDD from the coding sequence ATGAAAAAATTAATCTATGTTTCAGCAGCGGCAGGAATTTTGGCATTCGGCGGGACTGTTCTTGCAGATACAGACGACACAGGAGCGAAGTTGAAGACGCAAAATGTCCAAGGTGAACAGCTATTCGAGGATTCAGATGATCGCTCTAATAGGCAATCGGCAGATGACGCTGCGCCAGCAGAAGCTAGCGCCAAAGAACAAGCCGGAACAAATGGCCAGGCGTTCATCGGAAAACAGCAAGCGATCGAAGCAGCACAAAGCGCAGCTCCAGGAAAAGTGGAAGAGGTAGAGCGTGAGGATGATGACGGCTGGGTGTATTACGAAGTAGAGCTTGAAGATGGAAAAACCGATTACGATGTCATTGTGGATGCTGCGGATGGGACTGTGGTGTCGGTAGAAGCCGATGACGACAACGATGATGATGATGATGATGATAGCCGCTACGATAACGACGATGACGATGACGAAGACGAAGACGACGACAATGACGACGATGATGATTGA
- a CDS encoding PepSY domain-containing protein has protein sequence MRKWWAIGIVITVFSIAALAFFLFPRTAADSVTMDEAAQSIEQLYGGAIENATETEGFYQIEFKRDDGTYLAAINRSDGQVESLELLEKTGPAKVLSEEQASEAASAAEPGEIKEIQYMENGNRYEVEIHSETERKILAISAESGEVLDVQTESLEPPSEPEPDSTPAEQEPERIISQDAAVAIARETLNGTVDEVEFAQTTDGGYYLVEMDDDASDREATIQIHAIRGETMTVEWDD, from the coding sequence ATGCGAAAATGGTGGGCTATCGGAATAGTCATCACCGTATTTTCCATCGCGGCGCTGGCCTTTTTCCTGTTTCCGAGAACGGCTGCCGATTCCGTAACGATGGATGAAGCGGCACAATCGATTGAACAGCTTTACGGCGGTGCGATTGAAAATGCAACTGAAACAGAAGGGTTTTACCAGATCGAATTCAAGCGAGACGATGGAACGTATTTAGCAGCCATCAACCGTTCCGATGGACAGGTTGAATCGCTTGAATTACTGGAGAAAACTGGTCCTGCAAAAGTGCTTTCTGAAGAGCAAGCAAGCGAAGCAGCCTCAGCAGCAGAGCCAGGAGAAATAAAAGAAATCCAATATATGGAAAATGGAAATCGGTACGAAGTGGAAATCCATAGCGAAACGGAACGGAAAATCCTGGCCATTTCTGCAGAGTCCGGGGAAGTGCTGGATGTCCAAACAGAATCGCTGGAACCCCCATCCGAGCCTGAACCGGATTCAACGCCTGCAGAACAAGAACCGGAACGCATCATCAGCCAGGATGCGGCAGTCGCTATCGCACGTGAGACCTTGAACGGGACGGTCGATGAAGTCGAATTTGCCCAGACAACGGACGGCGGTTATTATTTGGTTGAAATGGATGACGACGCATCCGATCGGGAAGCGACCATCCAAATCCACGCGATTCGGGGAGAGACGATGACAGTGGAATGGGATGATTGA
- a CDS encoding sensor histidine kinase encodes MKLKHKIHLSSTLLMFFVLLILAVVIYYSFSSLAYETEVERLEAEVEVMVAKFNANNNEELPDNILRAYVPVDGLIKEKNGSSGLLNTIIQDPSVNVEFPNDVKGASGRMAVEGEQFAYVTAPVIWPGGEVVELIVAQSLREVTANLATLRLVLISVTLLSMIPIFLSSALLGRVLTRPIEGLTGTMRRIQRDGSFEKLPIAGESRDELSQMGVTFNEMIGLLEENYRKQEEFVSNASHELKTPLTVISSYADLLQRRGSQDPALQEEALTAIRNETERMRQLIEQLLHIARRSQAQMDWQKTDLQPVLRQVMTAMNASYDREFRLQAQQSLIVETDVQQLKQLLYILLDNARKYSEASVDMEAGTDGAVYIKIRDYGVGIPKESLPHVFERFYRVDKARSRETGGFGLGLSLAKELADSLHLQLEIDSIEQLGTTVTIVFSGNFNVGQLQSGQEG; translated from the coding sequence GAAGTGGAAGTGATGGTCGCGAAGTTCAATGCCAATAATAATGAAGAATTGCCGGATAATATTTTGCGCGCCTACGTGCCGGTCGATGGCTTGATTAAAGAGAAAAATGGAAGCAGCGGCTTGCTGAATACAATTATCCAGGATCCATCTGTCAATGTAGAGTTTCCAAATGATGTCAAAGGCGCTTCGGGAAGAATGGCCGTTGAAGGCGAGCAATTTGCATACGTAACGGCACCGGTCATCTGGCCAGGCGGTGAAGTAGTGGAATTGATCGTTGCCCAGTCGCTCAGGGAAGTGACGGCAAACCTCGCGACGTTGCGGCTCGTGCTCATCTCCGTCACGCTGCTCTCGATGATCCCGATTTTCCTATCGAGTGCATTGCTTGGGCGCGTGTTGACCCGCCCGATCGAGGGACTTACTGGGACGATGCGCCGCATCCAGCGCGACGGATCTTTTGAGAAGCTGCCCATAGCGGGAGAGTCACGGGATGAATTGAGCCAAATGGGCGTCACTTTTAACGAGATGATCGGTTTATTGGAAGAAAACTACCGCAAACAGGAAGAATTCGTTTCCAATGCCTCCCATGAACTGAAAACGCCGCTGACGGTCATTTCAAGCTATGCTGATTTATTGCAGCGCAGGGGTTCGCAAGACCCAGCGCTACAGGAAGAAGCCTTGACGGCCATACGCAACGAAACGGAACGAATGCGCCAGCTGATAGAACAATTATTGCATATCGCACGGCGCAGCCAAGCCCAAATGGATTGGCAAAAAACTGATTTACAACCAGTTCTCCGCCAAGTCATGACGGCAATGAACGCTTCCTATGACAGAGAATTTCGATTGCAGGCGCAGCAGTCGCTGATTGTCGAAACCGACGTCCAGCAACTCAAGCAATTGCTTTATATTCTCCTGGACAATGCCCGCAAGTATAGCGAAGCCAGCGTTGATATGGAGGCGGGGACGGACGGTGCGGTATATATCAAAATCCGTGATTATGGCGTCGGCATCCCGAAAGAATCCCTGCCTCATGTGTTTGAACGCTTTTACCGCGTCGACAAAGCGAGAAGCCGCGAGACAGGCGGATTTGGGCTTGGCCTCTCACTCGCCAAGGAATTGGCTGATTCGCTTCACCTTCAACTCGAGATCGACAGCATTGAACAATTGGGAACGACGGTAACGATCGTTTTCTCAGGGAATTTTAATGTTGGGCAGTTACAATCAGGGCAGGAGGGATGA